A window from Symbiopectobacterium purcellii encodes these proteins:
- the bamC gene encoding outer membrane protein assembly factor BamC, with amino-acid sequence MTSSVQKSMVAKVVGLSLVMLLAACSRDQRHKRQVSGDESYLKAPQPRTLVAPAGMILPVQNGDYEIPAAASTGELGKALDICPPLQPLALLSGSRTQISGDTATLMIENSAQASRLWPQVVQIIQDKGYVIASRQDASQTLTTDWIFWPRDDESVPYRARYQISVQPQGYQVAVVVKLLGLEVQNTPVAEALQVQRYTSLMANALSDALEKQAAARENAQTHRAVGTLDVLSGADDSGLPLLVVRGPYSVVWDRLPAALEKVGMKVNDRSRPQGSIAVTYKAPGSSAWERLGAKDPELANGDYKLQVGDLGNRSTLQFIDAKGHTLSQSKNDALVAVFQAALSH; translated from the coding sequence ATGACTTCTTCAGTGCAAAAGTCCATGGTGGCAAAAGTGGTTGGTTTGTCGCTGGTTATGCTGTTAGCAGCCTGTTCCAGAGATCAGCGTCACAAACGTCAGGTCAGCGGCGATGAATCGTATTTGAAAGCGCCACAACCGAGGACGTTAGTGGCACCGGCAGGAATGATCCTTCCGGTGCAAAATGGGGATTACGAGATCCCGGCAGCCGCATCAACCGGTGAACTGGGTAAAGCGTTAGATATTTGTCCTCCTCTCCAGCCATTGGCGTTGTTAAGCGGATCGCGCACGCAAATTTCCGGTGATACGGCTACCTTGATGATCGAAAACAGTGCGCAGGCGAGCCGTTTGTGGCCGCAGGTGGTGCAGATCATTCAGGACAAGGGCTATGTGATTGCCAGCCGTCAGGATGCCTCGCAGACGCTGACCACCGATTGGATCTTCTGGCCGCGAGACGATGAAAGTGTGCCGTACCGCGCGCGTTATCAGATCTCCGTTCAACCTCAAGGGTATCAGGTTGCGGTTGTGGTGAAATTGCTCGGCCTTGAAGTGCAAAATACGCCAGTGGCAGAAGCGCTTCAGGTGCAACGTTATACCAGCCTGATGGCCAATGCCCTGTCAGATGCGTTGGAGAAACAGGCGGCTGCGCGTGAGAATGCGCAGACCCATCGTGCCGTTGGTACGCTGGACGTACTGAGCGGTGCGGATGATAGCGGCCTGCCGTTGCTGGTGGTGCGTGGTCCTTATTCGGTGGTCTGGGATCGACTTCCTGCCGCGCTGGAAAAAGTCGGCATGAAAGTGAACGATCGCAGCCGTCCACAAGGCTCCATTGCGGTGACCTACAAGGCTCCGGGCAGCAGCGCCTGGGAACGTCTGGGGGCGAAAGACCCTGAATTGGCCAACGGCGATTACAAATTGCAGGTTGGCGATCTGGGTAACCGCAGTACGTTGCAGTTTATCGACGCGAAAGGGCATACGCTCAGCCAGTCGAAAAACGACGCGCTCGTCGCCGTCTTCCAGGCGGCACTCAGTCACTAA
- the purC gene encoding phosphoribosylaminoimidazolesuccinocarboxamide synthase, which produces MQKLAELYRGKAKTVYTTEDPDLLVLEFRNDTSAGDGARIEQFDRKGMVNNKFNHFIMSKLEEAGIPTQMVKLLSDNEVLVKKLEMVPVECVVRNRAAGSLVKRLGVEEGITLNPPLFDLFLKNDALHDPMVNESYCKTFGWVNETHLARMKALSYKANDVLSKLFDDAGLILVDFKLEFGLFKGEVVLGDEFSPDGSRLWDKQTLNKMDKDRFRQSLGGLIEAYEEVAHRLGVKLD; this is translated from the coding sequence ATGCAAAAGCTAGCTGAGTTGTATCGCGGAAAAGCGAAAACGGTCTACACCACTGAAGATCCCGATCTGTTGGTGCTGGAGTTTCGCAATGATACGTCAGCCGGTGATGGCGCGCGCATTGAACAGTTTGATCGTAAAGGCATGGTGAACAACAAGTTCAACCATTTCATCATGAGTAAACTGGAAGAAGCGGGCATCCCGACGCAAATGGTCAAGTTGCTGTCCGACAACGAAGTGCTGGTGAAAAAGCTGGAGATGGTACCGGTAGAGTGCGTGGTACGTAACCGTGCGGCTGGTTCTCTGGTGAAACGCCTGGGTGTGGAAGAGGGCATTACCCTGAACCCGCCGCTGTTTGACCTGTTCCTGAAAAATGATGCCCTGCACGATCCGATGGTGAACGAGTCTTACTGCAAAACCTTTGGTTGGGTGAATGAAACCCACCTGGCGCGCATGAAAGCACTGAGCTACAAAGCCAACGACGTGCTGAGCAAACTGTTTGATGACGCAGGCTTGATTCTGGTGGATTTCAAACTGGAATTCGGCTTGTTCAAAGGTGAAGTGGTGCTGGGTGATGAGTTCTCTCCCGACGGCAGCCGCCTGTGGGACAAGCAAACCCTGAACAAGATGGACAAAGACCGTTTCCGTCAAAGTCTGGGTGGTTTGATTGAAGCCTATGAAGAAGTTGCACACCGTCTTGGCGTAAAATTGGACTAA
- a CDS encoding DUF441 domain-containing protein: MTSFDPTLLILLGLAGLGIISHNMTVTWAMLALLAVRLTPLNGYFPLVEKYGLSIGILILTIGVMAPIASGKISAHDFFQAFLNWKSLVAIAVGVAVSWLGGRGVSLMSNQPSVVSGLLIGTVAGVALFRGVPVGPLIAAGLLSLLIGKS; the protein is encoded by the coding sequence ATGACTTCTTTCGATCCCACGCTTCTGATCCTGCTTGGCCTGGCGGGACTGGGTATTATCAGCCACAACATGACGGTCACCTGGGCGATGTTGGCGCTGCTAGCGGTACGCTTGACGCCGCTCAATGGATACTTCCCGCTGGTGGAAAAATATGGATTGAGCATCGGGATACTGATTCTGACCATCGGCGTGATGGCCCCGATTGCCAGTGGGAAAATCAGCGCCCATGACTTCTTTCAGGCATTCCTCAACTGGAAATCGCTGGTAGCGATTGCGGTGGGCGTTGCGGTTTCCTGGCTCGGTGGTCGCGGTGTTTCTCTGATGAGCAATCAACCTTCCGTGGTGTCGGGATTGCTGATTGGTACTGTGGCCGGTGTCGCATTATTCCGCGGCGTGCCAGTAGGTCCATTGATTGCGGCAGGTCTGCTCTCGTTGTTGATTGGCAAATCCTGA
- a CDS encoding tRNA(Met) cytidine acetyltransferase TmcA, with translation MSELLTPNLLSADANGDPTLLQRVGARRLLVISGEVNWVQRQVEALCRQTPGDWLWLGGMHPDSIPFGKARMLLGQEYQHAVFDARIGLDVEALAIVAGTLRAGSWLLLLVPPWNTWAQQPDADSLRWSEQSQAIATPNFITHFQQQLLADEEITLWRQGEEGALKPLAPRAPWHPPSGDPTPQQQALLTRLQAAAPGVYVITAARGRGKSTLAGMLAAQCTGVCWVTSPSRDAAVQLLQYAGAELPFYAPDAVLAHCQSSSAPPLDWLLIDEAAAIPAPMLQALVSYFPRVLMLTTVQGYEGTGRGFLLKFCASLPQCDILTLDQPLRWAADDPLERFLDQALLFRDTFTDVDALNLGDARVPAVVTKCLATAWLSEPAGLHWYYALLCSAHYRTSPLDLRRLLDAPDMHLYGAQRGEALCGVAWWVDEGGLSPALAHEVWAGRRRPRGNLVAQSLAAHGDEWQAPCLRSRRISRIAVVAGQRRSGMGHALIAAQRDTASNEGIDFLSVSFGYQSELWAFWQACGFQLVRIGSHREASSGCYSAMAVLPISEEGRQLVRRAERRLAQEWTALRRLIPLALPLQLPASYRSILDDAEWRSLAGLDDAEWRSLAGFAFAHRGMEPTFAALTSLLARSGLPLPALRLLNAHPHDPERGVTRFSLSGKKALLQRWREETAQALAELDAATCARWQRWTQPGGFRLNK, from the coding sequence ATGTCTGAGCTCCTTACCCCAAACCTGCTCAGTGCTGACGCGAACGGCGATCCTACGCTGCTGCAGCGTGTTGGCGCGCGTCGCCTGCTGGTTATCAGCGGTGAGGTGAATTGGGTGCAACGGCAGGTGGAAGCGCTGTGCCGACAGACGCCGGGGGATTGGCTTTGGCTGGGGGGCATGCACCCTGACAGCATACCCTTTGGCAAAGCGCGGATGCTGCTGGGGCAGGAGTATCAGCATGCCGTCTTTGATGCCCGTATCGGACTGGATGTGGAAGCGCTGGCGATCGTGGCTGGCACGTTGCGTGCGGGCAGTTGGCTGCTGCTGCTGGTCCCGCCCTGGAATACGTGGGCACAACAACCCGATGCTGATAGTCTGCGCTGGAGTGAGCAATCGCAGGCGATAGCCACCCCGAATTTCATTACGCATTTTCAGCAACAGCTGCTGGCGGATGAGGAAATCACGCTGTGGCGGCAGGGGGAAGAGGGCGCCCTAAAACCGCTGGCTCCTCGTGCACCGTGGCACCCTCCCAGTGGTGATCCAACGCCACAGCAGCAGGCATTGCTGACCCGTCTACAGGCTGCGGCACCGGGCGTTTATGTGATTACTGCCGCGCGCGGGCGCGGTAAATCGACGCTGGCGGGAATGCTGGCCGCGCAGTGCACAGGCGTCTGTTGGGTGACATCCCCTTCCCGCGATGCTGCCGTTCAGTTGCTGCAATACGCTGGGGCTGAATTGCCGTTTTACGCTCCGGATGCCGTGCTCGCACATTGCCAATCGTCATCTGCGCCGCCGCTTGACTGGCTGTTGATTGATGAGGCGGCGGCGATCCCTGCGCCAATGTTGCAGGCGCTGGTAAGCTACTTCCCTCGCGTATTGATGCTCACGACGGTGCAAGGGTATGAAGGAACCGGGCGTGGTTTTCTGCTGAAATTTTGTGCCTCGCTGCCACAGTGCGACATACTGACGTTGGATCAACCACTGCGCTGGGCCGCAGACGATCCGCTGGAGCGTTTTCTGGATCAGGCCCTGCTTTTTCGTGACACGTTTACCGATGTCGATGCCCTGAATCTGGGGGACGCGAGAGTGCCTGCTGTCGTGACGAAATGTCTGGCGACAGCGTGGTTGAGCGAACCGGCAGGTTTGCATTGGTATTATGCCTTACTATGCAGCGCGCATTACCGCACCTCACCGCTTGATTTGCGGCGCTTGCTGGATGCGCCCGATATGCATCTCTACGGCGCCCAACGGGGCGAGGCGTTGTGCGGTGTAGCCTGGTGGGTTGATGAAGGCGGTCTGTCACCCGCGTTAGCGCATGAGGTGTGGGCGGGGCGTCGTCGCCCACGCGGTAATCTGGTGGCACAATCATTGGCAGCGCACGGTGATGAGTGGCAAGCCCCGTGTTTACGTTCGCGGCGTATCAGCCGTATTGCGGTTGTCGCAGGGCAGCGGCGCAGTGGGATGGGTCATGCACTGATTGCCGCACAACGAGATACCGCGAGCAATGAGGGTATTGATTTTCTGTCGGTCAGCTTTGGCTATCAGTCTGAACTGTGGGCATTCTGGCAGGCTTGCGGGTTTCAACTGGTGCGTATTGGCAGCCATCGCGAGGCGAGCAGTGGCTGCTATAGCGCGATGGCGGTTTTGCCTATCAGTGAAGAAGGTCGGCAACTGGTCAGGCGTGCCGAACGGCGTCTTGCTCAGGAATGGACAGCCTTGCGCCGCCTCATCCCTCTGGCACTGCCGTTGCAACTGCCGGCATCCTATCGTTCTATACTCGATGACGCCGAGTGGCGCAGTCTGGCCGGACTCGATGACGCCGAGTGGCGCAGTCTGGCCGGGTTCGCTTTTGCGCATCGTGGCATGGAGCCGACTTTTGCCGCGTTGACCTCCCTGCTGGCACGCTCCGGGCTGCCGCTGCCTGCGTTGCGTTTGCTCAATGCCCATCCGCACGATCCAGAGCGTGGGGTGACGCGGTTTTCATTAAGCGGTAAAAAAGCGCTGTTACAACGCTGGCGTGAGGAGACGGCTCAGGCTCTTGCCGAGCTTGATGCAGCAACCTGTGCGCGTTGGCAACGCTGGACGCAACCGGGTGGTTTCCGATTGAATAAATAA
- a CDS encoding TIGR00730 family Rossman fold protein, producing MMVMGIFCGSSAGSDTAFIDAARVTGKALAQAGIAIVYGGGRVGLMGAVADAALAQGGKVIGVMPRLLADQELSHPGLTTLHVVENMHERKAKMAQIADGFIAMPGGPGTLEEIFEQWTWAQLGIHDKPCAFLNVNGYFDPLKTMNETMVCQGFMKQPYADMLTFSDSIEDILRVFATYTPPHKWTPAFRQVG from the coding sequence ATTATGGTGATGGGAATTTTTTGCGGTTCGAGTGCGGGAAGTGATACTGCTTTTATTGATGCGGCGCGCGTGACGGGAAAAGCGCTGGCGCAGGCCGGTATTGCGATTGTTTACGGCGGTGGCCGTGTCGGGTTGATGGGCGCGGTCGCGGATGCGGCGCTGGCACAGGGCGGCAAGGTGATTGGTGTCATGCCGCGCTTGCTGGCCGATCAAGAGCTTTCTCATCCGGGCCTGACCACGCTGCATGTGGTGGAAAACATGCATGAACGTAAAGCCAAAATGGCGCAGATTGCCGATGGTTTTATCGCGATGCCGGGTGGTCCGGGGACGCTGGAAGAGATTTTTGAACAGTGGACCTGGGCGCAATTGGGGATCCATGACAAACCTTGCGCGTTTCTCAATGTTAACGGCTATTTTGACCCGTTGAAAACCATGAATGAGACGATGGTCTGTCAGGGTTTTATGAAGCAACCCTATGCCGATATGCTCACGTTTTCCGACAGCATTGAGGATATTCTGCGCGTTTTCGCCACTTATACGCCGCCGCATAAGTGGACGCCTGCGTTTCGTCAGGTAGGGTGA
- a CDS encoding NUDIX hydrolase — protein METSRVIRIAAAVITDATGACLLVRKQGTTAFMQPGGKMEPGETSEQALVRELKEELSIQIAIADLTYLGHFSDHAVNEPGYVVEADVYRVQGVSSVTPAAEIAEIAWVNPTAPTTLRLAPLTQQQLLPLAAAF, from the coding sequence ATGGAGACGTCCCGTGTGATTCGCATTGCCGCTGCCGTGATCACCGATGCGACAGGTGCCTGCCTGCTGGTTCGCAAGCAGGGCACAACGGCATTTATGCAACCGGGGGGGAAAATGGAGCCCGGTGAAACGTCAGAGCAGGCGCTGGTGCGCGAACTGAAAGAAGAATTGTCGATTCAGATTGCGATAGCGGATCTGACGTATCTTGGTCATTTTTCCGATCACGCGGTCAATGAGCCTGGGTATGTTGTTGAAGCCGATGTGTACCGGGTGCAGGGGGTGAGTAGCGTAACTCCGGCGGCTGAAATTGCCGAAATCGCCTGGGTTAACCCAACCGCGCCGACGACATTGCGCCTGGCCCCGTTGACTCAGCAACAATTATTGCCCCTTGCCGCCGCATTTTGA
- the ypfH gene encoding esterase, whose product MMSDAITVQQPEQAQRLVLLFHGVGDSANGMAALGRYFADALADACVVSLNGPESTEWGAGRQWFSVQGVTEENRQARVDAAIPGFLSTVRHWQDKVGVDAAHTVLVGFSQGTIMSLEALKANPRIAGTVIAFSGRFASLPESALTPAVVHFIHGEQDSVILPVHAQAAAQRMHSLGSAHSLDMIAGVGHSIDGLMLQQALGYLA is encoded by the coding sequence ATCATGAGCGATGCAATTACAGTACAACAACCGGAGCAGGCGCAGCGTTTGGTCCTGCTGTTTCACGGTGTTGGCGACAGTGCCAACGGTATGGCGGCACTGGGGCGTTATTTCGCCGATGCCTTGGCGGATGCCTGTGTTGTCAGTCTCAATGGGCCAGAAAGCACCGAATGGGGCGCCGGGCGTCAGTGGTTCTCCGTGCAAGGGGTGACCGAAGAGAACCGTCAGGCGCGCGTTGATGCGGCGATACCGGGATTTTTGTCAACGGTGCGCCATTGGCAGGATAAGGTTGGGGTCGATGCTGCACATACCGTGCTGGTTGGGTTTTCGCAGGGGACCATCATGTCTCTGGAAGCGCTCAAGGCGAACCCGAGGATTGCCGGTACGGTTATCGCCTTTAGCGGCCGTTTTGCCTCGTTGCCTGAATCTGCATTGACGCCAGCGGTGGTGCATTTTATCCACGGAGAACAGGACAGCGTGATTTTGCCTGTGCATGCACAGGCTGCTGCTCAGCGCATGCATTCGTTAGGCAGTGCGCATTCACTCGATATGATTGCGGGGGTAGGTCACTCGATTGATGGTCTGATGCTGCAACAGGCGCTGGGTTATCTGGCATAA
- a CDS encoding methyl-accepting chemotaxis protein, translated as MFKRIKVVTILIVVLLTLGISQFLTGALSMRALVNDRERFQASQRANQSVAAFTDAWIMMNQTRIAVGTMIQNMMMGNADKDAMQSLLQMAKERIASSESRYKAYQALPPSPGVDPALIKKLEESYVVYQKLLNDIVNSLAGGLAGAAMKLHEGAAPLNVAMQENYLAWREAQTQVADNGLRDNHRAFQEMLWLLGAISLLVVLVIVLSWVGLQRILLQPLRALMRHINAIAKGDLTQSIDVEGRNEMSQLATGLHHMQRSLIDTVSAVRDSAQSIYTGASEISAGSNDLSSRTEQQAASLGETAASMEQLTATVKQNSHSARQAAQVAKEASETADKGGVKVSHVVITMNQISDSSQKIADITNVIDGIAFQTNILALNAAVEAARAGDQGRGFAVVAGEVRTLAQRSAQAAKEIKTLIDDSVNRVSTGAMQVREAGDTMQEIVTAVSRVTDIMGDIASASDEQSRGIDQVGQAVSEMDRVTQQNAALVEESASAAASLEEQAGFLQGAVSAFNIGNNQSVPPAAAQPFTRGTQGLLPAVKNASGRRSEHNWEAF; from the coding sequence ATGTTCAAACGTATAAAAGTTGTGACCATTCTTATTGTTGTTCTCTTAACTCTGGGTATTTCACAATTTCTCACCGGTGCACTTTCCATGCGTGCGCTGGTCAATGACCGAGAAAGATTTCAGGCTTCACAGCGTGCGAATCAAAGCGTGGCGGCGTTTACCGATGCCTGGATTATGATGAATCAAACGCGTATTGCCGTCGGTACCATGATTCAAAATATGATGATGGGAAATGCGGATAAAGACGCGATGCAGTCGCTGCTGCAAATGGCGAAGGAGCGCATTGCCAGTTCCGAAAGTCGCTACAAGGCCTATCAGGCCCTTCCGCCGTCGCCGGGGGTGGATCCGGCGCTGATCAAAAAACTGGAAGAGAGTTATGTCGTTTATCAGAAACTGTTGAACGATATCGTCAATTCGCTGGCCGGAGGATTGGCCGGGGCGGCAATGAAACTGCATGAGGGGGCGGCACCGCTCAATGTGGCGATGCAAGAAAACTACCTGGCATGGCGTGAGGCGCAAACGCAGGTAGCCGATAATGGACTGCGCGATAACCATCGTGCTTTTCAGGAGATGTTGTGGCTATTAGGGGCTATTTCACTGCTGGTGGTGCTGGTGATCGTGCTCAGTTGGGTAGGGTTACAGCGTATCTTGCTGCAACCATTGCGTGCACTGATGCGCCATATCAATGCGATTGCCAAAGGCGATCTGACACAGTCGATTGACGTTGAAGGACGAAATGAGATGAGCCAGCTTGCCACCGGTTTGCATCATATGCAGCGTTCATTAATTGATACGGTAAGCGCGGTGCGTGACAGTGCACAGTCGATTTACACCGGTGCCAGCGAGATCTCGGCAGGCAGCAACGATCTGTCATCGCGTACTGAGCAGCAGGCCGCGTCGCTGGGCGAAACCGCTGCCAGCATGGAACAGTTGACCGCCACGGTAAAACAGAACTCACACAGCGCGCGGCAGGCGGCGCAGGTCGCAAAAGAGGCGTCGGAGACGGCAGACAAAGGTGGGGTAAAAGTCAGCCATGTGGTGATCACCATGAACCAGATTTCCGACAGCTCGCAAAAAATCGCGGATATCACCAATGTGATCGATGGTATTGCTTTTCAGACCAACATTCTGGCACTGAATGCCGCTGTGGAGGCCGCTCGAGCGGGCGATCAAGGCCGTGGTTTTGCCGTGGTGGCAGGCGAAGTGCGCACGCTGGCACAGCGCAGCGCGCAGGCGGCCAAAGAGATCAAGACCCTGATTGACGATTCGGTCAATCGCGTCAGCACCGGGGCGATGCAAGTGCGGGAAGCGGGAGACACCATGCAGGAAATTGTCACGGCGGTGAGTCGCGTGACCGATATTATGGGCGATATTGCGTCGGCGTCCGATGAGCAAAGCCGTGGCATCGATCAAGTGGGACAAGCGGTGAGCGAAATGGATCGGGTGACGCAGCAGAATGCGGCGCTGGTAGAAGAATCCGCCTCTGCGGCAGCCTCTCTGGAGGAGCAAGCGGGCTTTTTACAAGGTGCCGTGTCGGCATTCAATATTGGCAATAACCAAAGCGTGCCGCCTGCTGCGGCACAGCCGTTTACACGCGGTACGCAAGGATTATTACCTGCGGTGAAAAACGCCTCCGGGCGTCGATCAGAACACAACTGGGAGGCGTTTTAG
- a CDS encoding acetyl-CoA C-acetyltransferase, with translation MNTQDSVVIVSAKRTAIGKFAGSLATTSAVELASTTIKDSLSSLPQGLKIDEVMLGNVLSAGLGQNPAHQASQAAGLGIETPAFTVSKVCGSGLKAVALGAQSIVAGDNQVCIAGGMENMSAAPYLLEKARQGYRMGDGKLIDSMIKDGLWCAFNDYHMGITAENIAKQYGFTREDQDAVAFASQQKAAAAQASGRFEAEITPIALRVKKETRIFNQDEFVRAETTLDSLGKLRPAFLPDGTVTAGNASGINDAAATLVLMRESEARQQGITPLARIRSWASAGVPSEVMGLGPIPATQKALIKAGLTIQDIDLIEANEAFAAQFLAVQRDLGLDPEKVNVNGGAIALGHPIGASGARILVTLVHALHSYDKTLGLATLCIGGGQGIALIVERL, from the coding sequence ATGAACACACAAGATTCCGTGGTAATTGTAAGCGCTAAACGTACTGCGATCGGTAAATTCGCGGGCAGTCTGGCCACAACGTCCGCCGTTGAACTGGCAAGCACCACGATAAAAGACAGTCTGTCATCCCTGCCGCAGGGTTTGAAAATTGATGAAGTGATGCTGGGCAATGTGCTGAGTGCCGGTTTAGGCCAAAACCCGGCGCATCAGGCGAGTCAGGCTGCCGGGCTCGGCATTGAAACGCCCGCCTTTACTGTCAGCAAAGTGTGCGGCTCCGGCCTCAAAGCGGTAGCGCTCGGTGCACAATCCATTGTTGCCGGCGACAATCAGGTCTGTATCGCGGGAGGTATGGAAAACATGAGTGCCGCCCCTTACCTGCTGGAGAAAGCGCGTCAGGGTTACCGCATGGGCGATGGCAAATTAATCGATTCCATGATCAAAGACGGTCTGTGGTGCGCTTTCAATGATTACCATATGGGAATCACGGCCGAGAATATCGCCAAACAGTACGGCTTTACGCGGGAAGATCAGGATGCTGTCGCTTTCGCATCGCAGCAAAAAGCTGCCGCTGCACAGGCCAGCGGTCGCTTTGAGGCTGAGATCACCCCGATTGCGCTGCGCGTGAAAAAAGAGACGCGTATCTTCAATCAGGATGAATTCGTGCGTGCCGAGACCACGTTGGATTCATTGGGTAAACTGCGCCCGGCGTTCCTGCCGGACGGCACCGTCACGGCGGGCAACGCCTCGGGAATCAACGATGCGGCCGCAACGCTGGTGCTGATGCGGGAATCGGAAGCTCGTCAGCAGGGGATCACGCCGCTGGCACGCATTCGCAGTTGGGCCTCAGCCGGTGTTCCGAGCGAGGTGATGGGATTAGGTCCAATTCCTGCCACCCAAAAAGCGCTGATCAAGGCAGGACTGACCATTCAGGATATCGATCTGATCGAAGCCAATGAGGCGTTTGCGGCACAATTCCTGGCCGTACAGCGCGATTTGGGTCTGGACCCGGAAAAAGTTAACGTCAACGGCGGCGCGATTGCGCTGGGCCACCCGATCGGTGCCAGCGGTGCACGTATTCTGGTTACGCTTGTCCACGCGCTGCACAGCTACGACAAAACGCTGGGGCTGGCAACGCTGTGCATTGGCGGCGGCCAGGGCATCGCGCTGATCGTTGAACGCCTGTAA